A genomic segment from Tissierellales bacterium encodes:
- a CDS encoding sensor domain-containing diguanylate cyclase: MNLYTATLVLSLFLLVFLTIWLFYKDKKNLEIQSSLEHLVLMQKKVIKLNEMILSNKDPSLFYNEVLTSALDMIEGAKYGSILLIDERQFVYPISYKGYDDDKMSDFRMPLKDTFAFRGNDSKIFDKTLILNDLDAIPEIPDAETKIASDHFKINSVIISPLYLNGKLHGMVSVDSNSKNSFSERDLSVLEYLRNQIELSLSKQSLYDEVLYLSRYDAMTGAYNRRYFEDLLDAEMKKAIRYEETFIVAVFDIDGLKSINDKYGHLAGDVLIRTFSDSIQKKIRDSDLFARLGGDEFATVFFNTSAECMENKLSKIQSDLSSTTISVNHFEFKCSFSYGVATFPCEAKSYDALIKLADSKMYAQKEERKKQRAINTNDN, from the coding sequence ATGAATTTGTATACTGCTACGTTAGTTTTGAGTTTATTTCTACTCGTTTTTCTAACCATATGGCTATTTTATAAAGATAAAAAAAATTTAGAGATACAATCTTCTTTAGAACATCTTGTGCTTATGCAAAAGAAGGTAATAAAATTAAATGAAATGATTCTAAGCAACAAAGACCCATCACTCTTTTACAATGAAGTTTTGACAAGTGCCCTTGACATGATTGAAGGAGCTAAGTACGGGTCTATATTGCTAATAGATGAGCGACAATTTGTATATCCAATATCATATAAAGGCTATGATGACGACAAAATGTCTGACTTTCGTATGCCTTTAAAAGATACTTTTGCTTTCAGAGGAAATGATTCAAAAATTTTTGACAAAACTCTCATACTAAACGACCTAGATGCTATCCCTGAAATACCAGATGCTGAAACTAAGATTGCATCTGATCATTTTAAGATAAATTCTGTAATAATTTCACCACTTTACTTGAACGGAAAACTTCACGGCATGGTGAGTGTTGATAGCAATAGTAAAAATTCTTTTTCCGAGCGCGATTTGAGTGTACTAGAATATCTGAGAAATCAAATTGAATTATCATTATCAAAGCAATCGCTTTACGATGAAGTTCTTTATTTGTCTAGGTACGATGCTATGACCGGAGCTTACAATAGAAGATATTTTGAAGATTTACTTGATGCTGAAATGAAAAAAGCTATTAGATATGAAGAAACTTTTATAGTTGCAGTTTTTGATATAGATGGTCTAAAAAGTATAAACGATAAATACGGTCATTTAGCTGGTGATGTATTAATTAGGACTTTTTCAGATTCTATCCAGAAGAAAATACGCGATTCAGATTTATTTGCAAGACTTGGTGGAGATGAATTTGCAACTGTATTCTTCAATACAAGTGCAGAGTGCATGGAGAATAAATTGTCTAAAATACAATCTGATCTTTCTTCAACAACCATTTCTGTAAATCACTTTGAATTCAAGTGTAGTTTTAGCTATGGTGTAGCTACGTTTCCATGTGAAGCTAAGAGTTATGATGCTCTTATAAAGCTCGCAGATTCAAAAATGTACGCACAAAAAGAAGAACGAAAAAAACAAAGAGCGATCAATACAAATGACAATTAA